Below is a window of Leguminivora glycinivorella isolate SPB_JAAS2020 chromosome 11, LegGlyc_1.1, whole genome shotgun sequence DNA.
gacaaAGGGTTAAATGTGGATAAGCTATTCATGAGAGAGATATGACAGACATAGCTATTTTTTGGGCCTTTGCTATCACCGCACCTTTGCTATAACTGCACCAAGTGCTATCAGACTGTCATAtgaggtacagtcaccggcataaatgagtgatgatttctgtaccttgtcactttaacgcagtgtttgaaatgtcatacgaaattgtcaaactattaaaagtgacaaggtacagaaatcatcactttttATGCCGGAGACTGTACTTAAATCGTAAATGttttacttattattttcaggATATCCCTCCTGGTGATCTCGGTGAGCTGTGCTTTCATGACGGTGCTGCTGACAATATACACAAGACATCACCGACGAGTCAAGGTGTTCCGTGTTGCCAGCCCAGTGTTCCTTTCCATCACACTGCTTGGCTGCGCTTGCATGTACATGGAGGTAAGAGGTTATGGAGGTAATTTAGATGTACCTAAGGACCTAGGTTTTAGGCAACtaacaattttattgagatAAAGAATGGGgcctcccatgagccgtggcaaatgccgggataacgctaggAGGATGATTGATGGAAGAATGGGGCCTCTAAATTCTAAGTACCAAAACAAGTGCCTAAAGGCCTTAAGTGTCTAAATCTAGATCTGCTTTGactattaaaataaacaactaGTTTTAAACTAGGTACTTTTACTACTTAAGTAgcgtaataattttatgtggctgagctgatgatggaaggtcaactcctcaaactgtacatatatttaggtacttttactACTTAAGTAGCAACTTGTGGCTGAATTACATATCAAGGAAGCTTTTAATTGCCAACCATAATACTGCCCCACCATAAAGGATAAGGGAGGTGATCACTTTTGATAAACCAAATACGATCAGCTGGagcattccattccattccatgAGAATATCCTTTATGAAATGTGATTATCTTGTTCTAACGCTAAGAATGCAGTTTTGATGGAATGCACCAGCTGCAAAGCAACTTGATTTTCCGTGCATAGTTGCTAAGTGAATAGTATTAGTCTAAGCGCGACaacggtgagcggcagccatacgtgcgaatgaaaattCCCATCTCTGTGTCTCGCcctaatgtatggccgccgctcaccgctatcgcgcttagaccaatgtcgtggccgggccgtaaggAATATCTACACTATTTAAAACTttgactaatattataaacctaCTAATAAGTAAATTGTAGTACTAATAAGTAAATGTTTTCTATTTCAGATGGCAGCTATATTCCCAGTTCTTGACCGCTACTCTTGCATCGCCACAAAATGGACTCGCCACTTGGGATTCTGCATCACATATACAGCTTTGCTTATGAAAACTTGGAGGTAAATATACTACTTATCTGTGTTAAGTACTTATTTCAACTCGCAAACTTTATGGAAATaacgttaatagttatttgttatacaagggggcaaaattgtattttaacgccgagtgtggaattgaaaaacgagcaagtgaaagaattctatagttggttcgagaatagaatcctgaacttgcgagttttttaacacacgagaagtaaaatacatttgcacccgagtgtaacacaaaacttttcccctcctcactatagcgaggaaactacaaagcaaaaaatgcgtttatcactgcttccagtagttacacgggtggtaaataatctttattaggtactagattcacctacttttatcaattttaaagcagttaatttgactttattgaaggtcaaattactttacccactagtggataaaatacgtttttacccgctggtattaaaggacaaaacacgtgtttccgagctagtgaggagaaaaataTCTTATTGTGTAACAAGTTAACAACCAAACAACTGACAGCAGAAGATAGTTGAAAAGGTCAAGTGTGTAATGATGATGACTTGCTAATCTAGCATCAAATTATACTTCGCTAATCTGAGTACCTATAATATAACCTACATAAAAAAGAATGACTTTGCAAAGTACACTTTtattcttttttagggttccgtagtcaactaaccTAACCTCCTACACGTAAGgtggggagagatttttttttcctttcaatcctaacgtgtaatatattgttggataggtatttaaaaatgaataggggtttccgaaaatgattttttgataaaatcaattttttcggaaataatcggcccaaaagttttaaaaaatgtgtgtgcgtgtgtgtgtgtgtgtgtcctctaacttttgaaccataagttaaaaaatatgaaaaaaatgacaaaagtagaacttcataaagactttctaggaaaattgttttgaacttgatatgttgaatagtttttgagaaaaatacgagaaactacggaaccctctCGAATTTTAGATTATTACAAGGGTCCATATTCTTCAAGCGAATAAATTCGACTTCAAGATATTGTAGATGAAACATGAGGATTCTTCTGTGTGAAAATAGCCGGGTTCACACAGAACGAGGtgaccaaaatgtggtttaagatacgttttatgacgctaCATTTTAGAGCAAACAAGGGCGCGGCAAACGCGCTCACAGAGGACGCTACTGTCTAAAAGAAtagaatcgaaaaacagatgatgGACAGGATTGGAGTGCCTCGGCCGAGTGGAAAAATGCGTTGTTGGAGATTCCACACTacctcggccgaggcacgtaTCTATATATTGCTGTCCGAGGGAATTGCCTCGCTGTGTGTGGAGCTGGCTAATGATActctatttttagggttccgtacctcaaaaaggaaaaccgAAACCTTTATAGGATCActtgtgcgtctgtctgtccgtctgtcacatccaattttctccaaaactgctgaaccgattaacttgaaatttggcacacatatgtaaacgtttgacccaaagacggacatgtaatttaaattaagaaaatttaattataggggccacttagGGGGgttaaagtgaaaattaaaaatcaaagtttctagaactatattgtgttacatatcaaatgaaagagcaagtatttcaaaaatatttttttaataatttttaagttatttaagaaaataggcaaaaaatgaccattcccccccttatctctgaaactactaagcgtaaaattttcaaaaaaataagcGAGAAGTTTTCaatacgaatttcactcactgcgtTACgttctcttgaaattgtgtgatttctgtttcgttttgttcaaaatatcgaaaattcgcaaaaatgacttaagttcctactaaaaaggaggcgcttaagcccttcttgtagtgtacggaacccttgcaacgcgagtacaactcgcacttggccggttttacttACTGATTTgcttataatatatttaatcaaCAATTTCAGAGTATCCCTGACATATCGCGTGAAATCCGCCCACAAGCTAAAGCTAACCGACAAGCAGCTACTGCAATGGATGGCGCCCATACTTCTGATCATGCTGGTGTATCTTGGGACGTGGACTCTGTCTTCACCGCCTGATGCAGAAGATGTACGTAtggtttatttttgattttattttagctTAATCGGAGACCATCAACTGTAACATGGTTTTTATTGAAAAACTTacttcataataaataatagtttattGCTTCCACATTGGTTTTTTTACAGATGTTTTTAATTCTAAAATTGGATCACAATATGGCACCCTGTAAGGGTATTGCAAATGTATCTAACACTAACTCAAGTGACACAAAACATAAATTAGGTATAACTACGTCTTTGAGCCCATTTATATATATTCTTACATAAAGTGTTTAGTTATGGCAGATATCTATTACTTTCAAAATATTCTTGTATAGAATAAAACAATTACATATTAAATAGTTTTTCAGTAAGCTTATGAATTTATCATATTTTTGCTCTCTAGCTATTTGATTTGGCAGACTATTGAAAATTCGTATTGACATACTATAGGGGCTATTACTTatgagggctttcgtgtgaaaaacagtgaaatcgcaaccgcgcgcttgatcataccgtgtgtggtatcaaattaaagggctttgcgagttatttacaaatatatatcacattataggactttttctacttggtctaataaaatatgagaaaatgtccaaaagtggtaataattgtaccggtgaaggccagttttcaaaaaattgccaaaaataaataatagcaatttataatcactaaggcataacagcaatttaagtaaacgttgctgattaattaagtacaaaaattatttcgatgtgatgtagattttcaaagaaattgtcacttaattttaggtaatttctgaaaaaaattgaattcgtcttaactttgtttactcttttttaaaaccttataataaaaatgtagtctgagaagtttgtagtacagggtatacgaattataaatttacctgttttagtaatcaaaattgtccaaattttacaaataagatcgactaactcagctctaTACGTGTGTTTTGTGTGCattagaaaaaaatcataattaatttagtgacttggttttcaaaaatccagtcttataaaaatcaagataataagatgctctaactgaaatttgaattcaATAAATCTAtcggataacggaaagtgtagtatttcaccgactaaaactatcaattttacattattttgacgtttttttttaaagcagcctTATCTGTAGATTACTGGCAGGAAGGGATATTCAGAGATTAAAATGTTAGTCATAACAaattagacagacagacagctaGTAATTTCAAGTTCTATTTCTAGTTCGGCTAgtacaaaatattaaaatatgcatTTTATACCAGACccttaaaaagttaaaaatgaaGAGCACAAGTCTCGTGGCACTGCTAAATATACTCTTCAATCTAAATTAATGTTTTCAGATCACAGACAATAAGGGCTTGAGGTTCAAGCAATGCACTTACAACTGGTGGGATCACAGTTTGGctataggtatgtatttgtttactactttattatattattaaaaatataaattacagCAATACGTATTTAGGAGCTTTTGCCTCCCACGAGGCAATGTACAGTGTACACATATCTCGCATATACATTCATCTCGCTCATGGTTACTTTCAGTATGACGTGAACTCGATCCCTATTAGGCCTTAaacttttataattatgaaatgGTGCTGAACCTACCCATTTTCACACAATGATTCAGATAAAATACCGCATATAATTAAATGTCATTATAATTGTTTTCAGGCGAAATTCTGTTCCTGCTATGGGGAGTCCGCGTGTGCTACAGAGTACGCCACGCCGAGAGCTTGTATAACGAGGCTCGACTCATTTCCATCGCCATCTACAACATCTTCACTGTTAACTCACTTATGATAGCATTCCAGTAAGTCGGTTTTTTCTCAGAAATGCAGGCAAATTGTCACGCGAGGCAGTGACCTGTGTAGGCTTGTCTAGACTAGAGCCCTTACAATGAGGCGCGACTCATCTCGTCATGTAATTTTGCATTGGGATGGACGCTTTTGCCTCCCACGAGGCAAGCCTGAAATAATCAAGATGATGTCACTCAGTCAGCTAATGAGAATTGGAATGTTCGATTGCCAATAATATTTATGGTCAGGATACATGTTTGACATATAGGTACGTAAACATAATGATGTTTTTATTGTTCATTTCAGTTTACTAATCCTGCCTCGGGCCGGGCCGGATATAAAATATCTGCTCGGCTTCATCAGAACACAGTTGTCCACTTCTACTACAGTTCTACTAGTATTTTTACCCAAGGTAAGTTTTCCCTGATGATGTTCTATTCAAAGCAAAAAGATAGAAATATTCGTTTGTGATATCAACATACATATGCACATAAGGATAAGTTCAGAGAACAGAAAGTAGAGAAAACTGAACAATAAAGGCAAATATACTTAAAGCAAACAATGTATTAGAAGATTTACTTAAATGGACTCATCAAATGGGTAAAAATTGGATCTGCAGAAGCAATGTTTCATGGTTTGAGCTGTCGATATTGTGCATGGCAAATTGGCAATCGATTAACTTATAGGCTTTGTCATCGGTAATCCTGGCCCTACACATGGCTCACGCCCTTCGCTACAAATGAATCATAATCAACGGTAAATGGTAGCATGGTATCACAGATAAGTGAACTCTCGTATAACTGTGTCCAGGTGCTACGCGTTGTACGCGGCACGGGCGACACGTGGGACCGCGGCGCTCGAGCACGCGGCGTGCCGGCCTCCACGTCGCTCAACGGCATCGGCCTCGTGCCCGACGAGCCGCCCGATCTGTACCGCGAGAACGACGAGCTCAAGGTACGCATCATATCATAATATTacttaggctggttttagtgtcacgcggaccgaccgcgcggagcgatcagcactggactaatatgtgttagcttcagggagcgttttagagtggcGCGGACGATAACATCAACTTCACACAAATTGGtcgcgcggatcgctccgcgtgacactaaaaccagccttactACAGCCCGTGAGGTTTCTTAACGGCCTTCAATTTCCTGCTGATATCGGACAATCGTTATTTAAATGGACACTGGCTTGTTTTATTCTCCTATTATTGCTTTAAAATACGAAGGCTCTTCTGAAAGTTTATACGCTGTCCGTCTATTCTCCCTCCTCGAAGTTGACATGTCCTAGGTGAGCAATAAAATTtgtaaagttttatatttacaaCTGCCTCGCACGAGGCATATTTTCATTAATAGTTTGTCTCGCGAGTCTCGCGTCGTCGCTCATTATATGCGGCCTGTTAATGTTTAAGCTACCTCGATTTTACTAATTTACCGCCTACTTACTGCGCCTATCTTACACCGTTTTAAAACTTCATTCCAGGAGGAAGTACAGAAGCTGGCGGCCCAGATCGAGTTCATGAAGATCGTGCAGATGGAGATGCACAACCGACACCTGCGGCCGCGGCCCGGCGGCTACTTCAGCGCCTCCAGCCCGCACGTCACCGCCACCGCCGTGAACGTCTCGCAGGTGCGCTCGCTGTGAACTAATTAGCCGTATTTTATATAGAACGAACTTCCTCGTTAAGAAAATGTCGCGCGAAGTCACTCCGTTTTTAAAATCGCCTCGTCCGAGGCGTGACGGGCGCGCATGTCGCGTGCGATGTTTTCACGAGACGCATTCGTCGAGTGTAGGGAATGTTGCGATTAGTTTACAAACGCTTTGTGTTTACAGGACAGCACGGAGTGGCCGGGGCCGGTGTGACGGGTGGCGCTGAGCGACGGCGCGTGGGCGTGGGCGCGCGGGCGCGTGGCGGGCGCGCGCGTGGTGACGGCGGAGGACGCGCGGCGGCCGCACTACGTGTAACGAGCGCCACTTTGTCGCTTCTTATATTACTTTGCGCCGATTTGACGATTGAAGGTCCCGGTAGTCGCCCCTGCCCTATAATTGTCATATTAAAACATTGCATGGAATCCCtctgaagtgaaacttctaacgTAACCTCGAAAACATTCTGTCAAATGACcgtcacgtttttgcgtttagttgcGTCCATCTTTTTacggttttaaatattttacattgctatttgctcaaatgattgaaaaacaaacaaactaattttgcactcgatctaaatataaaacacacacattccaaccgaccgttccaccattcaaaaccattctggcgataaatgataaagcaTCAGGCCGGCTCTATCGCActcacaaatagtgcgataaggacggcccgtttttagggttccgtagtcaactaggaacccttataatttcgccatgtctgtctgtccgtccgtccgtccgtccgcggataattttagtaaccgttagcactagaaagctgaaatttggtaccaatatgtatatcaatcacgccaacaaagtgcaaaaataaaaaatggaaaaaaatgttttattagggtaccccccctacatgtaaagtgggggctgatatttttttttcattccaaccccaacgtgtgatatattgttggataggtatttaaaaatgaataagggtttattaagatcgttttttgataatatttatattttcggaaataatcgttcctaaaggaaaaaaaagtgc
It encodes the following:
- the LOC125231071 gene encoding probable G-protein coupled receptor CG31760; this translates as MGGPRRMSSALLLPFLLALPADTANTTGYREELESSLVLVHAVATGATGKLCVSYRNGQLRAPMHVTRWDSARARADLAASLLQQLGLDSADVLEAVSKSLVMGNQNSERAVGARAIPLRADTKVKNATGWQRYGTAEPVPVFFPPLEQVPVADYPWYESRHKTSQQSFKFMPSPVPDAAMKGWWSFPYFSCDAERWLLSYTVPVHSAREQEGVVSLDIDISNLEINQCEMPTNDNQIYSFHGTHKCHNETTFCDYKPNREVGVRHAGWARGSYVCRCRDGYYSTHHPDGFNGSLVEVAYQEYKENNGLENWSEPYQCLQCQPGCETCRGPEPCLATYNWPFRISLLVISVSCAFMTVLLTIYTRHHRRVKVFRVASPVFLSITLLGCACMYMEMAAIFPVLDRYSCIATKWTRHLGFCITYTALLMKTWRVSLTYRVKSAHKLKLTDKQLLQWMAPILLIMLVYLGTWTLSSPPDAEDITDNKGLRFKQCTYNWWDHSLAIGEILFLLWGVRVCYRVRHAESLYNEARLISIAIYNIFTVNSLMIAFHLLILPRAGPDIKYLLGFIRTQLSTSTTVLLVFLPKVLRVVRGTGDTWDRGARARGVPASTSLNGIGLVPDEPPDLYRENDELKEEVQKLAAQIEFMKIVQMEMHNRHLRPRPGGYFSASSPHVTATAVNVSQDSTEWPGPV